A region of the Peromyscus leucopus breed LL Stock chromosome X, UCI_PerLeu_2.1, whole genome shotgun sequence genome:
GAGGCCAATCCTTGgaaattcattctctctttccaccatgacaTTCACGTGGTCAAACCCAATGACTGTACTTACTGTACCATCCCAATGACCTGAAATCCAATTAATCTTAACTATCTTTTACTGAGTAGCTCTGAAATCCAGtatgttaacttttaaaaatagaagcagtATAAACTCATTAtgttcactttttctttcttaccacATCTTTAAAATGCAGTCCATTTGATTGCAGTAACACTAAGCACAAATAGTTATTTTCAATTCTTTAGTTACTAAGTTATTGAATGACAGTAATGTTACCATTTCAACATGTGATTGTAACTAAGTGCTAATTTCAAAGAAATTCAGTATGTTAGTTACCATTTCAATATAACAACATTACAATTATTAATTACTGACTTTATGCCCTTTGTTTCTTACTGTCTTTTGGATATACAGTACGGCATTTCTGTTTATGTACATCACATTTTGGAATGACCAAATATTTAAGACTCAGTATACAGATTTGGTTAAGATAAAGCACAACAAATGAAGCAACTATAGCGGAAAAGCAGCAGCAAGAAACTCAACCACAATCATGTGTACCAGGATGGAGATGGAGATTTGCAGTAAGACAGAACAACCAGGTGTGGAGGAAAGTATCTGAAGGAAGAACAGCTGTGTCATGCCATGGATCCTAAATGTCTCCCAAGCTAATATGATAGAAGGTGGTCTCAAGATGATGGCTCCATGGCAGGTGGGTGAAAATTTTGAATAGGTTACTTCAAGAATGGCTCCAGGGCAGGTGGTAGAAACTTTAGAGCAGGCTGAAGAGGGACTCGggctcctgctctctctgcttcctggcctcatGAATGGGAAGGATCTCCCTCTGCCACAAGCTCTTTACCATGTTCTTCTGCCTTGCTGAAGTTCCAAAGCAGTGCAACTAAACAAGCATGGTGAAACATCTAAAGCAGGGAAACAAAGTTCTCTTCCTTACTAGTCTATTATGCCAGGCATTTTGCAAGATGACAGAAGGCAGACATCAAGCAGATGTTTGAGAAAGCCTCCAAGATGGTAACATTGAATCCATGAATTCTGTTGAGAAGAGTCAACATCATAGAGTCCACTTTGCATTGAACAGACCATGTAACAAGAACAAGGAAGATAAATAGGGGCCCAAGAGTGTAAAACAACTTTCTTCTATGCACTAATGAACGGTGGAGGAATAGATAAACTACAGAAACATTCAGCCTCTGAGTGGCTTGAGACAGGGACCTTGTCTTGTTTGTCTGTTCATTCTTGCTGCCTACAATAATATCACAAACCGATCCTTGGTAAATGagtatgaaataaagaaaaactgagcCACTCAATGGGTAATGGACACAGATTCTTTTTCTCACTGTTAAATCCAGATGGCTTCCTATAAGCAACTGAAAACATCTTAATATAGAAGCTTAATACAACTCAGGGGATAAAAGCATCAGTTTCAATAACTACCTGCCCTCCAAAAACATAACCAGGAAAGGCTAGAGGGTCATGTCTGCAGTCAAGTGCCCAGAAGTAAATCTCAGTGAGGACAAGGCTGTGGTAATTCATGATATAGTCTTTCCAACTCTTCTACCTAAAACTTTTGTAGGTAGGATGAAGTACTATCAAGAACAATAGTTAAGAGACTCACAGACACTCTGAGTCCTCCATCTTCTAAGTTATTCTCTATAGAAATTAGTACATACCTatatttttaactgtattttgCTAAAACATAATAACCTTATATATTCAGTCTATGGGACCAcgaaaaaaacatttaatactTAAAGAGAACATATCAATGTGAAATTGTGTTGGACTGTAAATTTAATCAGAGAAAGTGATCCAATGCATGTCGTTCCTTTTTGCCTCTTGTAGCATTCTTTTCAATCGTGCCTGCACATCAGCAAGCTTCTGTCGATCTAAACTGTCTTGATAGTGCCATCTCCCATAGCAATGCACGGGGATAGGATAAAACACATATTTCAACTGGACCAAGGATGTTAAGTGCTCAAGAATTCTCATTAGCATAGTCATAGTAAGTGGATTGGAGGAAAAGTTGAGGATTCGGAGTTGAGAACAGTGATTTAGTGCGGAGATGAGAACAGAGATTGTAGAGTCTGTTAGAAGGCAATGATTGATTGCCAGCTGTTGCAAGGTGCTAGAGTTATTCTGCAGGAGGTTATAAAGGGGCTCACTATCTTCCCAGCTCATTGGGTTGTTGCTGATATTTAGGAGCTTTAAGTGGTTGGCTTGAGGGCACTCAGACAGAAACTTGAAGTCGTTGTAAGAAAGTCCACAGAATGGTAGATGTAAGAATTCCAAACTAGCTGGTAGGACTCtgcagggaggaaacagaaaagtgtTTCTGAAAAATGAGGTCTAGAAGAGGGGAACTATATCTATGAATCTGAAACCAACTACTTTGCACATCGATTGCATGAGCAGCAAATGATGTGAGCTTTCACGTACTTAGTAGACTTTTGGGTCTATGAAAGACACTTTACCACCCTGACAAATACTATTTTAACCTTGACACTGTGTACAATATTATAGAGTTGTGTGAAAAACTTAGTGGAAAATATTATCTGCTTAGTAATTACAATATAATCAAAGGTAGAGGAGCAACCAGCTGGAAGCTCCCTTTGGCCAGTCCCCAAGTGACAGCCTCTACAGTCACAGCCTGAACCTTGGAGATTTTCCTAATGCTCTGACATTACTGTCTATGGGTAGATGGCTATGAGCACCTGTGCCCAACCTGAAGTCTTTCTCTCAattcctcctcttcatctctcaATGGCCAGAGGAGGACAGCATTTTTCTCTTCACCTTTATACTTCTGGAATGAGCACAGTGCCCGCACATGCTCAGCTGACTAAGGTTTTTGTAACCCCATTTTTCTCTTCAATTACAGAAACATACCCTTCTCTAGCTGTTTTTAAACTCCCAGCATAGCCCATGCtgaggtggaaagagaaagggcTATGGGAAGCTTAAGAATATCTAAGAATTACTTCTCTCATCTTAAAAACAGGCTATTATTGGAAACTCAGTATCCATCCCATACCCTTACCTCAGGACATTTTCAAGATGATCTGTGAGGCAGAAAGAGGACAAGTTGAGCTCGTTGAGATGGTCCATACGCCCaagctcagagataaaatttCGAAAGGCTTCCCCATTTAAAGATCTACAAGTGATTTTACACAGACAAAGTCTGTCCAGGTGCACCACCCGAGCCAGAAGGGTGGTGACCTCACTCAGAGAAGCATGATCAACTGCCAGGTGATCAATACATTTCAGATCCAGATGATGTAGGGTGTTTCTACAGTCACACAATTTGTCTATTTGCAAATCTCGGCAGCACAGGTGCAAAGAGCCTGAGCTCTGCTCTACTTTATTCAGAAGCAGAACCAAAAATTCAGTTTCCCTTAAGGTTCTATCAAGGGAAAGGTTCACTAATAATTCCATAGCCTGCCTGGAGGACTGAGCCTCAGGTTCTGAATTTGCCATACTACACTGGCCTTCGATTTTCAAGATAGAGTGCTCAGAGTAAGCACAGCAGTGAAAACAGGCAGGTGACTTAGTACTGCTCTCCGGACAGATGATCTTGCAGCCAACATCCTGCCTTAAATCTAGGATCCTCAGTTTAGGGCTCCTGCAGGGAAAAGAGAACACAGAACACTAAGAGGTAGCAAACATTAATATAACAGAGCAGGATCACTGATAACACGTAGTGacaaaatcatcttttttttcttttgttattccaTATACCAGCTACCAGTAAGACTTTCTTATTCAAATACTATATCCTTTACTATTTTCTATGATCAACTAATGCTCACAAGTCTTGCTATTCCTATCTTCCATGAAACATCTCCATTATGTATCTCTATCTACAGTAGCCTCAATCACTTCTATtacaaaattaaaaccttttgTAAGACATTAgagtttttaaagtaatttcaaCTGACATAGCAACCACCTCACATTGATTTTCAGCATTCACCATTAACTAACTGTGAAAGATTATCCAGTCCTCTCTCGCAACAGGCTACAGGATAATGTGTTGCTATCTTGCCATACACCCATTATACACATCCTTACTGAAAAGCTGAGTTCTTGGCAGTAACACCTGAAGACCATCAGGCATGTCTTTCAGTTCACCATGTTTCTTGTATGCTTAATTTTCTAGCGTGGAGACAAAAACGGGCCAAGCCTTTACTACTGCGGTCAGTGTCTTCTCATGCCCATCCACTGAGGAAGCAGCAGTGGACAACAGAACAAAATTCTCAGTAAACAGCACACACTATTTCCTCTTTTATTCTCCACCAATCCTCAGCAGTCTTAACACTCATGTCCTTCTACATAATAGTAATACCATAATGTGAATTCACCAACAGAGCCCTCAATCGCTTACATTCCATACCCAACCTTGTAAGACACTTGTTCTCAAAGTGACCTCAACACTGACCATCAGTCCCATAGCCTTTTTCACTGTTTCACTTTTTGCATACTACCTTTGGAAGAGTAGAAGGCTGTGGCATAACCTCCTGTGTCTTACCACATCTCTGTTATACAGGGTCTTACCTAGAAGCTGAGTTCTGGACAGGTAGGAACTGAAGACTCTTGACCATGGCTTTCAGGAGTTCCCGCTGGGACTCCCGTGTCCTTAATGATCCAATGTGGAGACACATAAAGGGCCAAACCTTCACCATTGCTTTCACTATATTCTTATGCCCACCCTTGAAGGCAGCAGAGAACAATGGAACAAAAAGCTCCCTTGGTATCACCTTGAGAGCATGAATTGCTGCAGGCTCATTATTCAGTAGACGCTGTATAGAAAGATTCAACAGTGTGGGCAGTTCCCTGTTGTCCATCTTAATGAACCTGCAGGAGGGTGAGAAACATTAGAAAACTTGACATATGGCCACAGAATTTTCTTTGCAACCATTGTTAGCATATAGATAGTTATttgtagaataaataaaacagccGTTTCTAGATACCTGCCTCTATTTGTAGGCAAAAAAATTGGTTTGTGAGTGTATTAAGGTCTATTTGTGTATGAATAGACATAAAACCAACtcctttacatatgtgtatacacaaatatttGTAAGTGATCAAATATCAATAGAAATGAGCACTAGGTTAGCAGAAGACAATTTTGGTCACTTAGCTACTTGACTCCTGATATTTCATCTCAATAGTATAGAAGCCATCACAAAAGAAAGGGTAAATCTATTCAAAAGTGATGCCATCATCTTTAGCttggaaatataaaatactaaGACATCCTATTAATtgtgattaaagaaaaaagaatgacatcCCAGCTCATGACTTGTCATACTTGGATCACCTTTGTGGCATATGAAGACACACCAAAATTGCAAGAGATATGCACGAAAGAAGATGGTTAGGGGCTTCAAACTGACCTGAGCCTATGGTCAGAAACACCAGTCCCAACATAATCCTAAAATACAAACATGTATCCTAAAGATAAAGGGAGACCCAGTGTAATGAAGCAACTCTCCCAAAGATGTCCAATTAAATCCTTAAGTTCTCTCCCTTATGTGGTAACAGACTACCTGAAAACAGAATAGAAATTCTAAGCATCTAGTAAAGGTGCCACATCAGATGTTGAGTTGGAAAAAGAACTATATGACATGGTTAGTGTAGACTAGAGGAAGGTATGGaaatacagagtgaattccattaagatatgtaattaatatatcttaaaaatgaatggactcgttattttgatttctttatatattttgaggtctttatatattttggagatcaaccctctgtgtcagatgtggggttggtgaagatcttttcccattctgtaaggctgtccttttgtcttatttactgtgtcctttgccttaggacaaagaagcttctcagtttcaggaggtcccatttattaagtgtcgctctcagtgcctgtgctactggtgttatatttaggaagtggtcccCCACGTCAATGCGTTCAAGGATCAgaatctattcctggtgcatgagtggactttttggagcccactacctatgataggacacctcgtgcagccttgaggcagggggaagggcttagacttgcctctactggatgtgcctccccatgggaggccttgtcttcttgtgggggacagtggggggtgggtttggagggggaggctggtggagtgggaggagggaagagggggatctttgattggtgtgtaaatgaatgaaaaaaaatttcttaataaaaaaaatgaatggactcaatgaggaaagaacaaaaaagaactaATCTCAAGGTTGGTTGGGAAGTGATCAGAGAGCTGAAAAATATAGTGAAGGGGAGTTGAGGaggtgaatatgttcaaaatatactgtatggaattctcaaagaattaataaaattatttaaaaataagtgagtGGTGTCATATAATGAAAACTTGAAACTACAGTCTTTGAAACAGTTTCTGAGAAAGTGTAAAGTCAAAGAGGGTGTGAGAATCATCCAAAGAAATCTGGCAATtatgaggaaggaaaaaaaggggaaattaaGAATctgacaaagcaaaaagaaacacagaatcagaaTGTTCATAACTTAACCCTTTAATACCCAAAACAAAGAACTTACTGTAAagagttgtcctcagacctccatagAGTTCCTTGACATGTACTCCCCTGCACTTAaacacatcacacaaacacacaaacaataatttaaaactaaTCCAAAatcagagaacaaacaaaaaggaagtgtCAGGTTAAGGAAAGGTAAGACCTTAAAGTTTCAGCAGCCTCCTCTCTCATACAGGCTGTCTTCTGCTGGGTGGGATAAGAATGTCCTGAGATCAAATCCCCAAGAAAAATACCAGGATCCTTTCTTTCTCAACTCTTAAAACACATATGAGATAATTGTATGGACATCAGCAACCTCATAATTTACAAACTatagagtccctgaagagagggaGCACCTGCCCCCTATAGGTATAAAAGTTATGAATACATAGTAGAGGTTcgtgggacacagaaaaaaaataagagttccTAAAAGGAAGAGAGTTGTGTCAGATAACTGACCTTTGACTGGTCAGGGATCAGCACCAACCTAAAAGTCAATAAAGGTGAAAAAATCCAAAGTCAATTCTCAGTTGGCATACTCCAGTAGTGGACCTAGAAATAAGCACAGTTAAGACTtggacatttaaaacatttggttttGCCCATTGTGTTCCCTCCTTTTCTGTCCACTATGCTTCTGTATCTTTGATACTTTACAGCATTTTCAAACCTTCTAGGTTTTATTCCTTTCCGTACATTTACCTAGTTTGGTTCACACATTTGTAATTATGCACTCCTATCAttgtctctttcccctcctcttcctcacatgcttcccccttttccttctccactttcttttATTCAGCATTGCTTCTTCTTAGGTTCCTCCCACCCTACCCAGTTCATTTAGTTCATTTACTATGACCACATGGACCCCATTCAGTTTTAACCTCACAGTTCACTGCACACTGTTTTTGATTCCTGTTCTGTTCTCATTTGGGCTGGGCAGTTGGAGTTAATCATTTTATGTCTCTTCATGGACTTGGTCTACACTGGTGTTACAACTGCTGCAGTGGTGACTTCTGTCTTCTTTGCATAGTACTGGAGATTTGGCTTGCAAGAGAAGGCTGCTCCCTAGTTtctcctatggtgatatttgaTAAAGGTTTTGAACAagagaggtgatagttcatcaaccagcatgaaccagcatgaacatctaatttaaactaacttataccagtaacacatgcctttttatttactcagataataacttgccaaaaaggaacatccccaaaattagtcttggggaaaggtttttgtcttttaggagaatgaaggttaaggaatctgaagaacactggacaaatgagacaactgaagaaaagggacaaatcatctatcccaggaaacagagtgaaatggcatatgggtatatcatctaaaaaattttataagtcttcctaaatgtttgtttctgctcttctctaaagaaattaaacactattggtcttctaatagtcccagttcaattaaaatttaaagctgactttggagttggagaatggctctctccttcttgaaactcaagcatgtttttaaaaggaaaatgcatactccctgtatcatgccagaagaaaagagccatcttctgctatgggacaggagaaagaccaaattaattaagggactattctattactaatctcaactctttgattctattctgattctttaaacttttcttaaagtatgaattttatatcaaaatttacaagattaatatatatatagatataaatagatagatagatagatagatacatacatacatacattttaaactttgttaagatatgaatggtcatatagaatactaactaattctagaaaaaaaggcttcaattagctgcatatatttgtctttgtgttcgagtctcttatcagttttctgcaggaaatcatggccaggcctaacatcaactgaagtctccagaaagaagatggggccccacaacaacaacaattccacgtggacaataataatatcactaagctgacaaacatcatctacagatcagctttgaactacaaagggctcagagcaattttgagatgactagctgagatgatccagtctcaaagactacttgaataaggacttgagataaaccctgaactttggcattatacacaggctggataatgaaggctatagttacctctcctagaatttgacaattaacctaaaatttttctcttcctgataaagataccttcgcccatacccagcaggaagcaattttaagactacgacgcccacattcccaaagaggtggtgtggggagggtggttttttttttttttttggtcttttaatgggttttgggtctggggtaattttcaatgtttaggggggttggttacaagttgttgtcaagtgttaggaaaaaggctaagcaaaggagattagatttaagattattgtttaaaaaaaagaaaagaagacaattactagttttaaatactttatattggattgtattgttttatatataaattatatatattgaaattgatattgttagaaaatgctatatgtatactTCTAATtatacttataccgttcatttaacaatgtaatgcaattttctgatccttgaatgttattattaccaactattaggatataaagaaatgaaagttagtagttagagattataatagaacttgtagtcatattaggtatgttttcaagattgagcagagatgttttagacaggtcatcttcaaacccttcagagatctacagaatatggcatttaaaatgttttaataacttagaaaatttttcttttttgagacatgtcggctcctggcagtcccaatctacttcagagaaaatatgggcattg
Encoded here:
- the LOC114696994 gene encoding melanoma antigen preferentially expressed in tumors-like, whose amino-acid sequence is MDNRELPTLLNLSIQRLLNNEPAAIHALKVIPRELFVPLFSAAFKGGHKNIVKAMVKVWPFMCLHIGSLRTRESQRELLKAMVKSLQFLPVQNSASRSPKLRILDLRQDVGCKIICPESSTKSPACFHCCAYSEHSILKIEGQCSMANSEPEAQSSRQAMELLVNLSLDRTLRETEFLVLLLNKVEQSSGSLHLCCRDLQIDKLCDCRNTLHHLDLKCIDHLAVDHASLSEVTTLLARVVHLDRLCLCKITCRSLNGEAFRNFISELGRMDHLNELNLSSFCLTDHLENVLRVLPASLEFLHLPFCGLSYNDFKFLSECPQANHLKLLNISNNPMSWEDSEPLYNLLQNNSSTLQQLAINHCLLTDSTISVLISALNHCSQLRILNFSSNPLTMTMLMRILEHLTSLVQLKYVFYPIPVHCYGRWHYQDSLDRQKLADVQARLKRMLQEAKRNDMHWITFSD